The DNA segment ACCGCTCTCCTGCCCGACGGCGTCCGATGATCCGTTATTGCCGTCGAGTCAGGACGACCGTCACTGCCAGGGCGACGAGCGCGGCGACCGGCGTGAAACCGAGGATGCTGTCACCGCCGTCAGGGGTGTCGACATCGTCGGTCGACGCGGACTCGTTCCCGTCGGTCTCCCCCACTGGCTCCGCCGACGCTTCGGTGACGGTGACCGTTCCGACCCCTTCGCCGCCGATCGTACCGCCGTCGACGGCGAGGTCGTACTCGCCGGGGTCGTCGAAGGTAAACTGGAGCGTCGCGTCGACGCGTTCGCCTGCTGGCACGGTGACGCTGACCGTATCGAGGACCGATCCGTCGTGGGTGAGTTCGAACTCCCCCTCGCCCTCGGCGTCGCCCGTGTTGCTCACCGTCGCCGTGACCGATCCCGTCTCGCCGACTGCGAGTTCGTCGGTGTCGAGGGTCGTGTCGACGAGGTAGAGCGAGGCCTCGGATCCCGACGACGACGGCGGTGCTGGCGGGAGTCCGCCGCCGGACGACTCTTCGACGGTCACGTTCGTCGACGCCGACGCGTTCGCCGTGGCGACGGTGTAGTTCGCCTCGCCCGTCGTGGCCGGCGTGTGCGTGAACGTGATCGTCGCGTTCTCGTCCGTGCGCCAGTCGTCGGTGGCATTGAGCGAGACGTTCTGCGTCCCGGTCTCGGTCCCGTTGACGAGCAGTCGGACGGAGTCGTTCCAGTCGTCGGTGCCCCGGTTCGGGATCGTCGCGGAGACGTCCAGGCCGCTGTCGACGGTGGCCGAGTCGGGTGCCGTGAAGTCACGCACGCCGAAGTAGCGCGCTTTCTGCGTCAGCGTGGCGTTCACGTCCCCGACGTCGTCGGTCAGCTCGGAGACGTTCTGCGTCGCGTCCCGGAAGATCGGGTGGTCGAACGCGACGGTGTGGTTCGCGCCCGTGCCCGCCACGTTCTCGACGGTGTAGGTGCCGTTCGCGTCGGTCTCTGCGGGGTAGCTCGCCCCCGCCGTCGTCTCGGCGCTGATCGAGACGTTCTCGAGGAGTGCGCCCGCGGTCGAGTTCACGGTGCCGGAGATCGAGGCGTTGCCGACCATCTCGACGGCGATGGATTCGTTGTACCCCAGTTCGACGGTGAGGTTCGTCCTGTACTCCTCGTACCCGGCCGCACTGGCGTTCAGCGTGTACTCGGCGCCCGTCGCCGGGACGTCCGCGATCGCGAATCGCCCGCCGTCGCTCGTCTCGTTTGGCCCGAGCGTCGTTCCCCCGTCGGGGTAGTCGACCGTCAGGGTCGCGTTGGCGAGGTGGTGACCCGAGACGCTATCGACGACGGCACCGCGGATCGTCGCCGCGCCGGTCGGGGCGAAGTCGACTGTCGCGGTGGTGTTCGACGCCACGGCGACCGAGTCGTTCGTCGCCGCGTCGTAGCCCGTCGCGTTCACGCTGACGGAGTAGTTTGCGCCCGTGCCGGGGACGTTCGCGACGGTGAACTCGCCAGCCGTGGTCGCTTTCTCGTCCCCGCCAACGGTTTCAGTTCCGACGATGGCCGTCTCGCCGTCCGGGTAGGTGACGGTCACCGGCGCACCGACGAGCCCCTCGCCGGAGTGGGCGTCGGTGACGGTGCCGGTGATGGTGGCGTTGCCGGCGAGCGTCCGGTCGAAGCTGACGATCTCCGACTCGTTCGCTTGCACGCTCGTGTCCGTGAGCGGCTCGTAGCCATCGGCGGTCACACTAACGCCGTACGTCGACCCGTTGCCCGGCACGCCCTCGATCCGGAACGTGCCGTTATCGGGCGTTTCGGCGGATCCGACGGCCGTCGTCCCGTCGGGATACGTCACGGTCACGGTAGCGTTCGGGAGGGGTTCGGTCGCCGCTTCGTCCGTGATGGTCCCCTCGACGACGGCGTCGCCGCGGAGGGTGACCGTCCCCTGCGGGTTGTCGCCGGCCGAGAGATCCTCCAGCGTCGATACGTTCGCCTCGTAGCCGGTGGCGTCGACCGAGACGGTGTAGTTGTAGGCGCTGGAGACGTTCTCCACGGTGACCACACCCGTCGCGTTGGTCGATGCGTTGTAGGTACCGACGGTCTCGTTTTCGAGCGCGACCGTCGCGTTCTCGATCGGTGCGCCGGAGATCTGGTCACCAACGTCCAGCGTGACGTTTGCATCGCCGGAGAGCGAGGCGTTCAGGGAGTACTCGCCGTCGACCGTCAGGTCCGTTCGCTCCCAGCTATCGTATCCCGAAGCGTCGATGGAGACGTTGTACGTTCCGTTCTGCGGGAGGCCCACGCTGTACGCCCCGTCCGCCGCCGTCGCCGCGGTTGCCACCGTCTCGCCGGCGTCCTCGACGGCGACTTCGATTCCGGCGAGTCCGGTTTCGGTCTCGTAATCGGTGACGGTTCCGGTGAGCACGGTCGTGGCTTCCAGCTCGATGTTTTGGGTGTGATCTCCGTCGATCGTGAGCGACTCGTTCCACGGCGCGAAGCCCTCGGCGTCGACCGAGACGTTGTACGTCGCCCTGGTTCCAGGGAGCGATATGGCGTAGCTCCCGTCGGACGTGCTTCGGCTTTCGTAGGTTCGCGATCCGGTTTCGGCCGTAACCGTCTCTTCTGGGAGTGGTGTCCCGTCTCCGTCCGTCATCGTTCCGGAGAGTGTCGCGTTCCCGGTGAGCTGGATCGTGCCGAGGTCTTTCACACCGGGGTTAGGCATGTCTATCGATTCGGTGGTGTTGGTCTCGTACCCGGGAACGTCGACGGTGAGGTTGATCTGAGAACCGCCTTTCACGCCGTCGAGTTCGAACGCTCCGTCGCCGTCAGCCTCCGTCGAGACGGAGAACGAAGAGCCGTTCTCGTAGGT comes from the Halovivax cerinus genome and includes:
- a CDS encoding carboxypeptidase regulatory-like domain-containing protein, with protein sequence MVFRAGDVSRRTILVAVVLAGILLGGGIVAADGAFAAGDDRVDSDNGSATEVGSNPAADVEIDQALQESDGEVEAIVRFESADLASVKASSNAVETLKTKASASQAPLKRYAAGTDGVTVENDFWITNAALVTVDTEQVALEELARIDGVAGIQPNYEVQAAVTQSTGLSGSNKTGPANRPNSTSPVNASTSVNLSASGNPTYGLEQISVPEAWDEFGTKGGGATVAVLDTGIDTENHNDLDLIDDGWKDFINHQSSPYDDNGHGTHVSGTVGGDTTAYNEQYGVAPDVRLLHGKVLASDGSGSTSGILEAMEWAADHPADVDVISMSLGGNRYDDSYVKAVRNANANGVAVIAAVGNDGEGTSGSPANTNESLAVGGTDWNADMYTNSSGEVVYRHYFDSYGSGDPNSWIVPDVTAPGVGVFSSIPGGNYDYFTGTSMATPHVSGVAALMESATKEDLTPTEIQNALTETAWKPAGEPPEQDTRYGHGIVNATAAIQEVTSGRVEGTISDNKTGEHIEGATVAIEAVNDDWSTTAETNPDGTYVVENVPAIRNYTVIASADGYEENSAEVSPRGMETVTADVSLDGNASVSGTLTDATEVSQAALPNASAEIAVTYENGSSFSVSTEADGDGAFELDGVKGGSQINLTVDVPGYETNTTESIDMPNPGVKDLGTIQLTGNATLSGTMTDGDGTPLPEETVTAETGSRTYESRSTSDGSYAISLPGTRATYNVSVDAEGFAPWNESLTIDGDHTQNIELEATTVLTGTVTDYETETGLAGIEVAVEDAGETVATAATAADGAYSVGLPQNGTYNVSIDASGYDSWERTDLTVDGEYSLNASLSGDANVTLDVGDQISGAPIENATVALENETVGTYNASTNATGVVTVENVSSAYNYTVSVDATGYEANVSTLEDLSAGDNPQGTVTLRGDAVVEGTITDEAATEPLPNATVTVTYPDGTTAVGSAETPDNGTFRIEGVPGNGSTYGVSVTADGYEPLTDTSVQANESEIVSFDRTLAGNATITGTVTDAHSGEGLVGAPVTVTYPDGETAIVGTETVGGDEKATTAGEFTVANVPGTGANYSVSVNATGYDAATNDSVAVASNTTATVDFAPTGAATIRGAVVDSVSGHHLANATLTVDYPDGGTTLGPNETSDGGRFAIADVPATGAEYTLNASAAGYEEYRTNLTVELGYNESIAVEMVGNASISGTVNSTAGALLENVSISAETTAGASYPAETDANGTYTVENVAGTGANHTVAFDHPIFRDATQNVSELTDDVGDVNATLTQKARYFGVRDFTAPDSATVDSGLDVSATIPNRGTDDWNDSVRLLVNGTETGTQNVSLNATDDWRTDENATITFTHTPATTGEANYTVATANASASTNVTVEESSGGGLPPAPPSSSGSEASLYLVDTTLDTDELAVGETGSVTATVSNTGDAEGEGEFELTHDGSVLDTVSVTVPAGERVDATLQFTFDDPGEYDLAVDGGTIGGEGVGTVTVTEASAEPVGETDGNESASTDDVDTPDGGDSILGFTPVAALVALAVTVVLTRRQ